One window of the Balaenoptera ricei isolate mBalRic1 chromosome X, mBalRic1.hap2, whole genome shotgun sequence genome contains the following:
- the LOC132357185 gene encoding uncharacterized protein LOC132357185, translated as MRPHQAFLSAGPQQEGPPPSPSSPPGPFPGLWAPPQGSVPKQNLEKPSPRGPSRDPPPASFSQHLVLHAPGPRGSSSSSSRLVPPPVGGSTPRLHPPPGRSPPHRAPPAPSAPARDSLWPPFPAQKRRRRRRQRLRRPQQEQQRRRRPGAKRVESLHAGSPPWLAGARSTRPPFPWRPPPSRDEDSQIVANKSHLAKGEGLLTSQSPSPICALEAAGAREARAQTPRKLAFAAAALPRASLPPLAAPPIYLRPRPRPDPARNSTPLLHPRLPLPSPSPRWSGPAPSAAPPYCSVPSPASAPNSPPAPTPRPVRPGLVSPSRRAPPPNPRPTSPPNSARSGFGPRPGHRSPRFGPVYGHPPRPCLGAGLARCLRPPSRLRRAVLVPVPPLCMGGVRVLPAGGTDAPPDAPPLSRPPTSLTRATSVRGSGTGTEAARGCSPSPGAEVGQVLGKGKCRGSLPRLASPGRPTLRGNGRGCSPPGQNSKGSPRPGRGGIWTEESRGELGEPSTLMAAANL; from the exons ATGCGTCCTCACCAAG CCTTCCTCTCGGCGGGACCCCAGCAAGAAGGGCCCCCTCCATCGCCCAGCTCACCTCCCGGTCCCTTCCCGGGCCTCTGGGCACCCCCGCAGGGCTCTGTCCCGAAGCAGAACCTCGAGAAGCCAAGCCCACGAGGCCCGTCGCGGGACCCACCCCCCGCTTCCTTCTCCCAGCACCTCGTCCTCCATGCACCCGGCCCCCGGGGCTCTTCGTCGTCGTCGTCCCGGCTCGTACCGCCCCCCGTCGGGGGCTCCACCCCCCGCCTGCACCCGCCCCCAGGACGGTCCCCTCCCCACCGCGCGCCGCCTGCGCCCTCTGCCCCGGCACGGGACTCCCTTTGGcctccgttccccgcccagaagcggcggcggcggcgacggcaACGGCTGCGGCGGCCCCAGCAGgagcagcagcggcggcggcg GCCTGGCGCGAAGCGGGTGGAGAGCTTGCACGCCGGATCCCCCCCCTGGCTTGCCGGGGCTA GATCAACCCGACCCCCGTTTCCATGGAGACCCCCGCCCAGCCGGGATGAAGACTCTCAGATCGTGGCGAACAAGTCTCACCTGGCTAAGGGAGAAGGG TTGCTTACCAGTCAATCCCCTAGCCCCATTTGTGCGCTTGAGGCTGCCGGAGCCCGGGAAGCCCGGGCACAAACTCCGCGGAAGCTGGCCTTCGCCGCCGCCGCGCTGCCGcgggcctccctccctccgctGGCGGCCCCGCCGATCTACCTTCGCCCCCGGCCGAGGCCAGACCCCGCTCGCAACTCCACGCCCCTACTCCACCCCCGGCTCCCCCTCCCCTCGCCCTCTCCCCGCTGGTCCGGCCCAGCCCCTAGCGCCGCCCCGCCCTACTGCTCGGTCCCGAGCCCAGCAAGTGCCCCGAActcgccccccgcccccacgCCCAGGCCAGTCCGGCCGGGCCTGGTTTCCCCCTcccgccgcgccccgcccccgaATCCACGTCCTACTTCGCCACCCAACTCGGCCCGATCCGGGTTCGGCCCGCGCCCAGGCCACCGGAGTCCCCGGTTCGGTCCGGTGTACGGCCACCCACCCCGCCCTTGCCTGGGTGCCGGCCTGGCCCGCTGCCTGCGCCCGCCGAGCCGACTCAGGCGCGCGGTCCTGGTCCCGGTCCCG CCTCTGTGTATGGGGGGGGTTAGGGTCTTGCCTGCGGGGGGGACGGACGCCCCGCCGGACGCCCCGCCCCTCTCCCGGCCCCCCACTTCCCTAACCCGGGCGACCTCGGTGCGTGGCTCCGGCACGGGCACCGAGGCCGCCCGCGGGTGCAGCCCCAGCCCCGGCGCCGAAGTGGGACAGGTGCTGGGGAAGGGAAAATGCCGGGGCTCGCTGCCTCGCCTCGCGTCTCCGGGGCGGCCCACCCTTCGTGGCAACGGCCGGGGCTGCAGCCCCCCTGGGCAGAACTCAAAGGGCAGCCCCCGGCCTGGGCGTGGAGGCATctgg